The sequence CCGGCAATTGTGTGGGTCGTGACGAATCCGGCAATGGCGATGATGTTCGATCGCGTTATCGTCTTCGACTCGGGTCAATTGGTGGAAGACGGAACACACGAGACACTTTTGGCAGGAAACGGTATCTTCAAGGAACTGCTGTCATAGAGCAACGGACATTAAGACGGGATCATTCTGCCGGTGGAAATTTGCTGCAAGGTCAAGGGATTCAGGTTTCCGGCTGATCGGGCTCGCCACCTTTCGCCTGGTTCGTCCCGCCATCCGGAAACAGAATTGATTCCATCTGGGTGTCGGTTGTTCTAGTCTCGCAGACGTGAATTTTGGGAAGGTTTGCGACAATGCTGCTCAAGGACGAGGTTGGAATGCTGCAACGCGTTCCCTTTTTCTCTGGCATAGAGCCGACAAAGCTCAAGCTGCTTGCGTTCACATCCGATCGCGTGAGCTACAGCGCCGGCCAGATCCTTTTCCGGCAGGGCGACGAGGGAGATGCCGCCTATGTCATCCTTTCAGGCAAGGCGGATATTCTGGTCGAATCCGACAGCGGACCGATAAAAGTTGCCGAACTGGTGCCAAATTCGATTGTTGGCGAGATCGCCATATTGTGCAACAGCTCCCGCACGGCCACCGTCAGAGCCGCAAGTCCGTTGGAAGCCTTGAGAATCCCCAAGGATCATTTCCTGAGGCTTATGAAGGAGTTCCCGGAAATGACCATCGAGATATTGCGGGTTCTTGCCGATCGCCTAAGCCACACGACCGCGGATCTGATCGACGCACGAAGCGCCAATAGCGAATGACGTGCGCTCGATCCTCACCGTCGTGATCACACCGGCCTCTTGCTGAGAACGTCACCGGAGAAAACCTGTCTCGCCTAGCAGCAGTTGTTTGGCTACGATGGCGACGGGACTGCAAAGGGTTAGCATGGACGACGACGTTTTCCTGGTCAGGTTTTGGGGTGTGCGCGGCAGCATCTCGGTATCGGGGCCAGAATTCTCTCGCTATGGCGGCAACACAATCTGCATCGAGATGCGATGCGGTAAGCATACGCTTCTGTTCGACGCGGGCTCTGGTCTACAGCCCGCCGGCAGGGCGCTTCGGGCGTCGGGCGTGACCGATTTCGACCTGCTTTTCACCCATTGCCATTACGATCACATCATCGGGCTGCCGTTTTTTGCACCGATCTATGACAGGAGCGTCAAGGTTACGCTTTGGTCCGGACATCTTGCAGGACGCATGACGACCCGGCAGATGGTCGATGAGTTCATGCAGCCGCCGTGGTTTCCGGTGAAACTGGAGATCTGCAAGGCAAGCCTCGACTGCCGCGATTTCGTATCCGGAGACGTGCTTCGGCCGCGCGAAGGGGTGGTGGTCCGAACCGGCAGTCTTGTCCATCCGGGCGGCTGCATCGGCTACCGGGTCGAATGGGGCGGCCGCGTCGTGGCGGTGATCACAGACACTGAGCACGAGCCGGACAAACTCGATCAGGCGGTGCTCGGTCTGATCGAAGGTGCCGACCTCGTCATTTACGATTGCACCTACACCGAGGAGGAAATGGAACGCCGCAGCGGTCACGGGCACTCGACATGGCAACAGGGCGTCAAGCTCTGTGAGGCGGCCGGTGCGCGGGGGCTTGCGCTGTTTCACCACGATCCGGCACGCACTGATGAGGAACTGGACGAGATCGAGAAACTGGCCAAGGACAGGTTTGCCGGCGCTTTTGCCGCGCGGGATGGCCAGACGCTCAAATTTCCAGTCTCATTGCACAAAAAGCGCTGAGCTATTTTCCTCTACCAGCGCTCCGCCCGATCAATGTCCTGATCGCAAGCCACGCGCAGGCTTCAGTCTGTGCGGTAACCGTGAACAGCCGTTCGAGGAAAAGCCAGGCCGATTCATCATGTACGAGATGGTGGGTGAGCAGGCCGACCGGTTCGGCATGCTGCAATTGCGCGATGATAGCCTGAACCAATAGGCCATGATCGCGGCAGCCGCGCGTGCCATGCCAATCCATGATGTCGACATTGCTGTTGATGACCGCCAGTGAAGCCGGCTTCGGAGGCCCGTAGACCGACAATGCCGCAAACCCTATCGATCCAAGGTCGGATACCAAGCCGGCGTCGATCCTGTTCCAGGGCGGCACCAGCATCGGAACGGCCCGTGCGCCGTGCAGGCCGGTTACGTGCGACAGCCCGCGAGCCAGATCATCCAGCACCGCCTCGCGTGGCCGATGCCCGCCGAGCTCCTGCTTTTTCTGGTCCTCGGGCGCATGATTTCGGTGCGCCCAGCCATGAATGGCGACCGTGGCATGCGGCGCCTCGTCAAGCCGGACGACAAGCTTCTTATCAGT comes from Mesorhizobium japonicum MAFF 303099 and encodes:
- a CDS encoding cyclic nucleotide-binding domain-containing protein, which translates into the protein MLLKDEVGMLQRVPFFSGIEPTKLKLLAFTSDRVSYSAGQILFRQGDEGDAAYVILSGKADILVESDSGPIKVAELVPNSIVGEIAILCNSSRTATVRAASPLEALRIPKDHFLRLMKEFPEMTIEILRVLADRLSHTTADLIDARSANSE
- a CDS encoding MBL fold metallo-hydrolase — protein: MDDDVFLVRFWGVRGSISVSGPEFSRYGGNTICIEMRCGKHTLLFDAGSGLQPAGRALRASGVTDFDLLFTHCHYDHIIGLPFFAPIYDRSVKVTLWSGHLAGRMTTRQMVDEFMQPPWFPVKLEICKASLDCRDFVSGDVLRPREGVVVRTGSLVHPGGCIGYRVEWGGRVVAVITDTEHEPDKLDQAVLGLIEGADLVIYDCTYTEEEMERRSGHGHSTWQQGVKLCEAAGARGLALFHHDPARTDEELDEIEKLAKDRFAGAFAARDGQTLKFPVSLHKKR
- a CDS encoding polysaccharide deacetylase family protein, which codes for MTSDHIWQPLVEELARRQRAGRKAEFWLRDDDAVDPTPALDRLLDLTDEFAVPVTLAVIPALTDKKLVVRLDEAPHATVAIHGWAHRNHAPEDQKKQELGGHRPREAVLDDLARGLSHVTGLHGARAVPMLVPPWNRIDAGLVSDLGSIGFAALSVYGPPKPASLAVINSNVDIMDWHGTRGCRDHGLLVQAIIAQLQHAEPVGLLTHHLVHDESAWLFLERLFTVTAQTEACAWLAIRTLIGRSAGRGK